One Streptomyces sp. NBC_00554 DNA segment encodes these proteins:
- a CDS encoding 2Fe-2S iron-sulfur cluster-binding protein: MTSDAYGGLMTSSATHRLLVRQARWVAHDVLELRLTRPRGGALPSWEPGAHVELTLPSGLRRAYSLCGEATDTEAWTVAVHRVPDGRGGSREIHETALVGRELEVTGPVNRFPLVPAAGYLLLAGGIGVTPLLPMARELTARGLPWRLVLGARDRSRLAYAEELVALGGDRVLLVPQDEAGLPDLAAEISAAPPDHAVYACGPQPMLDAVTALCRTAGRPRTPYLERFTAASGPPDQLGARSGEFEVVLSRSGLRMTVPADRSVLEVVREKLPDVPYSCEEGYCGSCETPVTAGLPDHRDTVIDPSERPTATTMMICVSRSASGVLTLDL; encoded by the coding sequence ATGACGTCGGACGCCTACGGAGGGCTCATGACGTCGTCGGCCACTCACCGTCTGCTGGTCCGGCAGGCCCGCTGGGTCGCCCATGACGTGCTGGAGCTGCGGCTGACGCGGCCCCGCGGCGGCGCCCTGCCGTCCTGGGAGCCCGGGGCGCATGTGGAGCTGACCCTGCCGTCGGGGCTGCGGCGGGCCTACTCGCTGTGCGGAGAGGCGACGGACACCGAGGCATGGACGGTCGCCGTGCATCGGGTGCCCGACGGGCGCGGCGGGTCGCGGGAGATCCACGAAACCGCGCTCGTGGGGCGGGAGTTGGAGGTCACCGGGCCGGTCAATCGCTTCCCCCTGGTCCCTGCGGCGGGCTATCTGCTGCTGGCAGGCGGCATCGGCGTCACCCCGCTGCTGCCGATGGCCCGTGAGCTCACCGCCCGTGGTCTGCCCTGGCGGCTGGTCCTGGGCGCCCGTGACCGGTCGCGTCTGGCATACGCGGAGGAGTTGGTGGCGCTGGGCGGGGACCGGGTGCTGCTCGTGCCGCAGGACGAGGCGGGTCTGCCGGACCTGGCGGCCGAGATCTCGGCCGCCCCGCCCGATCATGCCGTCTACGCGTGCGGCCCGCAGCCGATGCTCGACGCGGTGACGGCCCTGTGCCGCACGGCCGGCCGGCCCCGGACCCCGTACCTGGAACGCTTCACCGCCGCCTCCGGGCCACCGGATCAACTTGGCGCGCGGAGCGGCGAGTTCGAGGTGGTACTCAGCCGTTCGGGGCTGCGGATGACGGTGCCCGCGGACCGCTCCGTGCTGGAGGTCGTCCGGGAGAAGCTGCCGGACGTGCCCTACTCCTGCGAGGAGGGCTACTGCGGCAGTTGCGAGACACCGGTGACAGCAGGGCTCCCCGACCACCGCGACACGGTGATCGACCCGTCCGAACGCCCCACCGCCACCACCATGATGATCTGCGTGAGCCGATCGGCTTCCGGGGTGCTGACGCTCGATCTGTAG
- a CDS encoding glutamine synthetase family protein has product MGFIERHGLWSAEQTAAAGEILARAESGGMTAVRVVFADQHGLLRGKTVTVGELPNVLREGTGIASSLLAKDTSGRTVFPLFTKETPLGLPELRGAADMVMVPDPLTFRMLPWSPGTGWLLCDLRFTSGGPVPLCTRGLLRSVLDQAGGLTYRTGLEVEFHLFRLDDPRLGPGDLGQPGAAPEVGMLNHGYQYLSELRYDELDPMLDVLRSNIEGLGLPLRSMEVEFGPSQVELTLQPADGLGTADAMVLLRSAVKQVAARHGHHATFMCRPHLAGVFSSGWHLHQSVLRDGVALFAPEHPGSPESGPPLSPYGTAFLGGLLRHARATSAFSTPTLNGFKRFRSLSLAPDRAVWGRDNRGAMVRVVGDGPSATRLENRIGEPAANPYLYLASQLAAGLEGVAGDLDPGPAADEPYATRAEPLPRSLGEALDALEADQALADRLGKDFVAYYASIKRAELARFGQEVTDWEQREYFRVF; this is encoded by the coding sequence ATGGGATTCATCGAACGCCATGGCCTGTGGAGCGCCGAACAGACCGCTGCGGCGGGCGAGATACTCGCTCGCGCCGAGTCCGGCGGAATGACGGCGGTACGGGTGGTCTTCGCCGATCAGCACGGTCTGCTGCGCGGCAAGACCGTCACCGTCGGCGAACTGCCCAACGTGCTGCGCGAGGGCACCGGCATCGCCTCGTCACTCCTCGCCAAGGACACCTCCGGGCGGACCGTGTTCCCGCTGTTCACCAAGGAGACGCCACTCGGACTGCCCGAACTGCGCGGCGCCGCCGACATGGTCATGGTGCCCGACCCGCTCACCTTCCGGATGCTGCCCTGGTCGCCGGGGACGGGCTGGCTGCTCTGCGACCTGCGCTTCACCTCCGGAGGGCCGGTCCCGCTGTGCACACGCGGGCTGCTGCGCTCGGTCCTCGACCAGGCGGGCGGGCTGACCTACCGCACCGGCCTGGAGGTGGAGTTCCATCTCTTCCGGCTCGACGACCCCCGCCTGGGTCCCGGCGATCTCGGCCAGCCCGGCGCCGCGCCCGAGGTCGGCATGCTCAATCACGGCTACCAGTACCTCAGCGAGCTGCGGTACGACGAACTCGACCCCATGCTCGACGTCCTGCGCTCGAACATCGAGGGCCTGGGGCTGCCGCTGCGCAGCATGGAGGTCGAATTCGGTCCGAGCCAGGTCGAGTTGACCCTTCAGCCGGCCGACGGGCTGGGCACGGCCGACGCGATGGTGCTGCTGCGCAGTGCCGTCAAGCAGGTCGCCGCCCGCCATGGCCACCACGCCACCTTCATGTGCCGCCCCCATCTGGCCGGGGTCTTCTCCAGCGGCTGGCATCTGCACCAGAGCGTGCTGCGGGACGGCGTCGCGCTCTTCGCCCCCGAGCACCCGGGAAGTCCGGAGTCCGGCCCACCGCTGTCGCCGTACGGGACCGCCTTCCTGGGCGGGCTGCTCCGGCACGCGCGTGCCACGAGTGCGTTCTCCACGCCGACCCTCAACGGCTTCAAGCGGTTCCGCTCGCTGTCGCTGGCCCCGGACCGCGCGGTGTGGGGGCGCGACAACCGCGGGGCGATGGTGCGCGTGGTCGGTGACGGTCCGTCAGCGACACGGCTGGAGAACCGGATCGGGGAGCCCGCCGCCAATCCGTACCTCTATCTCGCCTCCCAGCTCGCCGCCGGGCTCGAGGGCGTGGCCGGCGATCTCGACCCCGGCCCGGCGGCCGACGAGCCGTATGCCACCCGGGCCGAACCGTTGCCGCGTTCACTGGGCGAGGCCCTTGACGCACTGGAGGCGGACCAGGCACTGGCCGACCGGCTGGGCAAGGACTTCGTGGCGTACTACGCGAGCATCAAGCGTGCCGAACTCGCCCGCTTCGGCCAGGAGGTCACCGACTGGGAGCAGCGGGAGTACTTCCGTGTCTTCTGA
- a CDS encoding Rieske 2Fe-2S domain-containing protein, with translation MREEENIRLTRTGPGTPAGEWMRRYWQPIALAEELEGVRPLVAPKVMGQDLVLFRDDSGELGLVDRGCPHRGADLALGRLEDGGLRCCFHGWLFGRDGSCLDTPAEPLGSPLKSRVRLGSYPVREINGIIWGYLGPGEPPELPALDCFRAPADHAFAWKGLLDCNWLQALEVGIDPAHASYLHRFFQDEDPEDGYGKQFRAASQGTDLPMTKILREYGRPDIDAVRTPYGIRITALRTLDGTDTQGLPMDGSRTHVRITHQVFPHAFHIPLDAETAITQWHVPIDDTSCYWYAAFTSVGGPVDQEEMRRQRVDAVTLPDYRPRFGRANNYGYDPAEQRTTTYTGLGTDINVHDQWAVEGQGTVQDRTREHLGRSDKVIVMYRRMLGEAVSAVERGEDPPLVLSPEEAGRIQGPVTLDGIGPTDGWQEHWTTVTAKQRAESSWAHPLGTDG, from the coding sequence ATGCGCGAGGAAGAGAACATACGGCTCACCCGGACCGGGCCCGGCACCCCGGCAGGCGAATGGATGCGCCGCTACTGGCAGCCCATCGCCCTGGCCGAGGAGCTGGAAGGCGTACGGCCCCTGGTGGCGCCCAAGGTCATGGGCCAGGACCTGGTCCTGTTCCGCGACGACAGCGGTGAACTCGGCCTGGTCGACCGCGGCTGCCCGCACCGCGGCGCCGATCTGGCGCTCGGCCGGCTGGAGGACGGCGGACTGCGCTGCTGCTTCCACGGCTGGCTCTTCGGCCGCGACGGCTCCTGCCTGGACACGCCCGCCGAGCCTCTGGGCAGCCCGCTCAAGTCCCGTGTCCGGCTGGGCAGTTACCCGGTGCGCGAGATCAACGGCATCATCTGGGGCTACCTCGGTCCCGGCGAACCGCCCGAACTGCCCGCCCTGGACTGCTTCCGCGCGCCCGCCGACCACGCCTTCGCCTGGAAGGGCCTCCTTGACTGCAACTGGCTCCAGGCCCTGGAAGTCGGTATCGACCCGGCCCACGCCTCCTACCTCCACCGCTTCTTCCAGGACGAGGATCCCGAGGACGGCTACGGCAAGCAGTTCCGCGCCGCCTCGCAGGGCACCGACCTGCCGATGACGAAGATCCTGCGCGAGTACGGCCGACCCGACATCGACGCCGTCCGCACCCCGTACGGCATCCGCATCACCGCCCTGCGCACCCTCGACGGCACCGACACCCAGGGCCTGCCGATGGACGGCAGCCGCACCCATGTCCGCATCACCCACCAGGTGTTCCCGCACGCCTTCCACATCCCGCTCGACGCGGAGACGGCGATCACCCAGTGGCACGTGCCCATCGACGACACCTCCTGCTACTGGTACGCCGCGTTCACCAGCGTCGGCGGTCCGGTGGACCAGGAGGAGATGCGCCGCCAGCGGGTCGACGCGGTCACCCTGCCCGACTACCGGCCGCGTTTCGGCCGCGCGAACAACTACGGCTACGACCCGGCGGAACAGCGCACGACCACGTACACCGGTCTCGGCACCGACATCAACGTGCACGACCAGTGGGCGGTGGAGGGGCAGGGCACGGTCCAGGACCGCACCCGCGAGCACCTGGGCCGCTCCGACAAGGTCATCGTGATGTACCGCCGGATGCTCGGCGAGGCCGTCTCCGCCGTCGAACGCGGCGAGGACCCGCCCCTGGTGCTGTCCCCCGAGGAGGCCGGGCGGATCCAGGGGCCGGTCACCCTCGACGGCATCGGCCCCACGGACGGCTGGCAGGAGCACTGGACGACCGTCACCGCCAAGCAGCGCGCCGAAAGCAGTTGGGCGCACCCCCTGGGAACGGACGGCTGA
- a CDS encoding primary-amine oxidase, which yields MSTLAPEPVPAEAPHPLDPLTTAELATAAKVLRSDARVTEDARFWGVTLDEDHARGAVPGEARRARAVVICPSARIAYEVGLELGDTPQTTAWLELDVRSPGCSSEEARQAAAACRADPRFQEALALRGIHDVSLVMVDPESIGGFEPPEYAGRRLTWGSVWHRTSEDDNGYARPVQGVVPIIDMETMEILHIEDHGVVPLSEESGVFAAGVVPERAGLKPLEVVQPEGPSFTVTGQRIDWQGWSVRVGFSHREGLVLHDLAFDAAGKGPRQVIRRAAVNEMYVPYFDTASTQYRKNFFDWGEYGAGPLTNSLALGCDCLGVIQYFDAAVLGGDGVPRLIPNAVCVHEEDDGILWKHHDGRTGRTEVRRSRRLIISAFATVANYDYGFYWSLYQDGSVMLEIKMTGILSATGVAEGEETPYARRVAPNVAVTNHQHFFSVRLDMAVDGPRNRLVEVTAEHETDPELDPYGNAARTVLRPILSESEGGRRTDPSRALHWRVESTEARNRMGEPTAYRVHLENTAVLPVREDSVCARRAPFVGRQLWATAYDADRRFVAGEYPNQAEPGADGVHKWQEEDRSLDGTDLVLWATVGSHHFPRPEEWPVMPVARARLRLEPDGFFDRNPALDVPAPVSCHTPVPTAPDHCCG from the coding sequence GTGAGCACCCTCGCCCCCGAACCCGTACCCGCCGAGGCACCGCACCCGCTGGACCCCCTCACCACCGCCGAACTGGCCACCGCGGCAAAGGTGTTGAGGTCCGACGCCCGGGTCACCGAGGACGCGCGCTTCTGGGGCGTGACCCTCGACGAGGACCACGCCCGCGGAGCCGTCCCCGGCGAAGCCCGGCGCGCCCGCGCGGTCGTGATCTGCCCCTCCGCGCGCATCGCCTACGAGGTCGGCCTCGAACTCGGCGACACACCGCAGACCACAGCCTGGCTCGAGCTGGACGTGCGCAGTCCGGGCTGTTCCTCCGAGGAGGCCCGGCAGGCCGCGGCCGCCTGCCGCGCGGACCCGCGCTTCCAGGAGGCCCTCGCCCTGCGCGGCATCCACGACGTGTCGCTGGTGATGGTGGACCCGGAGTCGATCGGCGGTTTCGAACCGCCCGAGTACGCGGGCCGCCGGCTGACCTGGGGCAGCGTCTGGCACCGCACCTCCGAGGACGACAACGGTTACGCCCGCCCGGTGCAGGGCGTGGTGCCGATCATCGACATGGAGACCATGGAGATCCTGCACATCGAGGACCACGGTGTGGTCCCGCTGTCGGAGGAGTCCGGGGTGTTCGCCGCGGGGGTGGTGCCCGAGCGGGCGGGCCTGAAGCCGCTGGAGGTCGTCCAGCCCGAGGGTCCGAGCTTCACCGTCACCGGTCAGCGGATCGACTGGCAGGGCTGGTCGGTGCGGGTCGGCTTCAGCCACCGCGAAGGCCTCGTGCTGCACGACCTGGCCTTCGACGCGGCCGGGAAGGGCCCGCGCCAGGTGATCCGGCGCGCAGCCGTCAACGAGATGTACGTCCCCTACTTCGACACCGCCTCCACGCAGTACCGCAAGAACTTCTTCGACTGGGGCGAGTACGGAGCGGGCCCGCTCACCAACTCCCTTGCCCTCGGCTGCGACTGTCTGGGCGTCATCCAGTACTTCGACGCCGCGGTGCTCGGCGGCGACGGTGTCCCCCGGCTCATTCCGAACGCCGTCTGCGTGCACGAGGAGGACGACGGGATCCTGTGGAAGCACCACGACGGCCGCACCGGCCGCACCGAGGTGCGCCGCTCCCGCCGTCTGATCATCTCCGCGTTCGCCACCGTGGCCAACTACGACTACGGCTTCTACTGGTCGCTGTACCAGGACGGTTCGGTGATGCTGGAGATCAAGATGACCGGCATCCTCTCCGCCACCGGTGTGGCGGAGGGCGAGGAGACCCCGTACGCCCGGCGGGTCGCCCCGAACGTCGCGGTCACCAACCACCAGCACTTCTTCAGCGTCCGCCTCGACATGGCGGTGGACGGCCCCCGCAACCGGCTCGTCGAGGTCACCGCCGAGCACGAGACCGACCCTGAGCTCGACCCGTACGGCAACGCCGCCCGGACGGTGCTCCGTCCGATCCTCAGCGAGTCGGAGGGCGGCCGGCGCACCGATCCCTCGCGCGCGCTGCACTGGCGGGTCGAGAGCACCGAGGCGCGCAACCGGATGGGCGAACCGACCGCCTACCGCGTCCACTTGGAGAACACGGCGGTGCTGCCGGTGCGCGAGGACAGCGTGTGCGCCCGCCGAGCCCCGTTCGTGGGACGGCAGTTGTGGGCGACCGCCTACGACGCGGACCGGCGGTTCGTCGCCGGGGAGTACCCCAACCAGGCCGAGCCCGGCGCGGACGGTGTGCACAAGTGGCAGGAGGAGGACCGCTCGCTCGACGGCACGGATCTGGTGCTGTGGGCCACGGTCGGCTCCCACCACTTCCCGCGCCCCGAGGAGTGGCCGGTGATGCCGGTGGCCAGGGCGCGGCTCCGGCTTGAGCCCGACGGGTTCTTCGACCGCAATCCGGCGCTGGACGTGCCGGCGCCCGTCTCCTGTCACACGCCGGTGCCCACGGCGCCGGACCACTGCTGCGGCTGA
- a CDS encoding gamma-glutamyltransferase: MTTPSGLIVAAPHPAALTAARQAALRGGNAVDAALAAAAALTVVYPHQCSLGGDLIALVHSPDGGVRAVLSAGAAAQDVDVDALRAADARMPAQGPQTVTVPGVVAGWTALAEAYGTPGALAAALRDAAALADEGATVSAGLARAVRERAARIGEDPGLDALLTGPGGAPLDEGDPLPQPRLATVLRALADDPSSFYRGAIAEALADGLRRAGSPLTAGDLAAHRAESVEPLVLDVAGTRWWAAPPPSQGVSLLAVLEAANAAAKLPEPERTGVLVARCQDASAARDRLLGDPRGGTPDLDGLLHPAPLAGALPPRPPFRPAGDTVAITAVDSTGLAVSLIQSVYQTFGSGICDPGTGIVLHNRGSAFSLLPGHPSLIGPGLRPPHTLCPVLGRSAGLLIAAGCQGGRAQPQILAQTVPDLMDPDADPAAVLDRPRWVTGARDIGHETGTLLAEPGSVPAATTAFPSAVPVVVAPGRTDLAGHTQAVRLTADGRLDGAADLRADGGTELHLPEGNAL, from the coding sequence GTGACGACCCCCTCTGGGCTGATCGTGGCCGCACCGCACCCGGCGGCGCTGACGGCCGCCCGGCAGGCGGCGCTGCGGGGCGGCAACGCGGTGGACGCGGCACTCGCGGCGGCCGCCGCCCTCACCGTCGTCTACCCCCACCAGTGCTCCCTGGGCGGCGACTTGATCGCCCTCGTCCACTCCCCCGACGGCGGCGTGCGGGCGGTGCTGTCGGCGGGGGCCGCCGCACAGGACGTGGACGTCGACGCGCTGCGCGCGGCTGACGCACGGATGCCCGCGCAGGGCCCGCAGACGGTCACCGTGCCGGGCGTGGTGGCCGGCTGGACCGCGCTCGCCGAGGCGTACGGCACACCGGGCGCCCTGGCCGCTGCCTTGCGGGACGCCGCCGCACTGGCGGACGAGGGCGCCACCGTCTCGGCGGGTCTGGCGCGCGCCGTGCGCGAGCGGGCCGCCCGGATCGGCGAGGATCCCGGGCTCGACGCACTGCTGACCGGCCCCGGCGGGGCGCCGCTCGACGAGGGTGATCCGCTCCCGCAACCGCGCCTGGCCACCGTACTGCGAGCACTCGCGGACGATCCGTCGTCCTTCTACCGGGGAGCGATCGCCGAGGCACTGGCGGACGGGCTGCGCCGGGCCGGCAGCCCGCTCACCGCGGGCGACCTCGCGGCCCACCGTGCGGAGAGTGTCGAACCGTTGGTGCTCGACGTGGCCGGTACCCGTTGGTGGGCCGCGCCCCCGCCGAGCCAGGGCGTGAGCCTGCTGGCCGTGCTGGAGGCCGCGAACGCCGCCGCGAAACTCCCCGAGCCGGAGCGGACCGGTGTCCTGGTGGCCCGCTGCCAGGACGCCTCGGCGGCCCGTGACCGGCTGCTGGGCGATCCACGCGGTGGCACACCTGACCTGGACGGGCTGCTCCACCCGGCGCCGCTCGCCGGTGCGCTGCCGCCGAGGCCGCCGTTCCGGCCGGCCGGGGACACCGTCGCGATCACCGCCGTGGACTCGACCGGACTGGCCGTCTCCCTGATCCAGAGCGTCTACCAGACCTTCGGCTCCGGCATCTGCGATCCGGGCACCGGCATCGTGCTGCACAACCGGGGTTCGGCGTTCAGCCTGCTGCCCGGTCACCCGTCCCTCATCGGGCCCGGGCTGCGGCCGCCGCACACGCTGTGCCCGGTCCTCGGCCGGTCCGCCGGCCTGCTGATTGCGGCCGGCTGCCAGGGCGGCCGGGCCCAGCCGCAGATCCTCGCCCAGACGGTGCCCGACCTGATGGATCCCGACGCCGACCCGGCCGCCGTCCTCGACCGCCCGCGCTGGGTGACCGGCGCCCGCGACATCGGCCACGAGACGGGGACCCTGCTGGCCGAGCCCGGGTCCGTGCCGGCCGCCACGACCGCGTTCCCCTCGGCGGTGCCGGTCGTGGTCGCGCCCGGCCGCACCGATCTCGCCGGTCACACCCAGGCCGTACGGCTGACCGCCGACGGCCGCCTCGACGGTGCCGCCGATCTGCGCGCCGACGGCGGAACCGAGCTCCACCTCCCGGAAGGAAACGCCCTGTGA
- a CDS encoding cyclase family protein encodes MTLDFSKAIDVSVPIHPGMLHWGRRPEVEIVESRTAGDASNVSRWRIGAHTGTHIDAPAHFIDGGKTVDRLDLSALNGTARVLDLTHVKEQITAADLDAAGLGDEERVLLRTSNSEGVLRSPWKARQWVGLAPDGAERLIEAGVRTAGIDYLSIEAVAYTTHWETHQLLCGADVLILEVVDLLHTPAGVYDMLSLPLPLQGAEAAPSRTVLLPRDEA; translated from the coding sequence ATGACTCTTGACTTCTCCAAGGCCATCGACGTGTCGGTCCCGATCCACCCCGGCATGCTGCACTGGGGCCGCCGCCCCGAGGTGGAGATCGTCGAGTCCCGCACCGCAGGCGACGCCTCCAACGTGAGCCGCTGGCGCATCGGCGCCCACACGGGCACCCACATCGACGCCCCCGCCCACTTCATCGACGGCGGAAAAACGGTCGACCGGCTCGACCTGTCCGCGCTCAACGGCACCGCACGAGTGCTGGACCTCACCCATGTGAAAGAGCAGATCACTGCCGCCGACCTCGACGCGGCCGGTCTCGGCGACGAGGAACGGGTACTGCTGCGCACCAGCAACTCCGAGGGCGTACTGCGCAGCCCGTGGAAGGCCCGGCAGTGGGTCGGACTGGCCCCGGACGGCGCGGAACGCCTCATCGAGGCCGGGGTGCGCACCGCGGGCATCGACTACCTGAGCATAGAGGCAGTGGCCTACACCACCCACTGGGAGACCCACCAACTGCTGTGCGGCGCGGACGTGTTGATCCTTGAAGTGGTCGACCTGCTGCACACACCGGCCGGTGTGTACGACATGCTCTCCCTCCCCCTGCCGTTGCAGGGCGCCGAGGCCGCCCCCTCGCGCACCGTGCTCCTGCCGAGGGACGAGGCGTGA
- a CDS encoding GntR family transcriptional regulator, producing the protein MTPQTDDGALVDDIAARIRARIMNGELAIGKPLRQAALATEFGVSRTPVREALRQLQNGGLIEMQPNRGAVVRVPAPWEVRQAYEVRAELEALAARRAASRVTERQLTALREHNAVLREAAERAAGEQTAGGSPATTAANDCFHTVVCEAADNPWLSRMIDRINETFPRNVSSLALAGDERHRQLNIREHEALIDALTAHDADRAQEVMREHVINAGEHLTAWYERRSQTVFHG; encoded by the coding sequence ATGACCCCCCAGACTGACGACGGCGCCCTCGTCGACGACATCGCGGCCCGTATCCGCGCGCGGATCATGAACGGTGAGCTGGCGATCGGCAAACCGCTGCGCCAGGCGGCGCTGGCCACCGAGTTCGGGGTCAGCCGCACGCCGGTGCGCGAGGCGCTGCGGCAGCTGCAGAACGGCGGGCTGATCGAGATGCAGCCCAACCGCGGCGCGGTGGTCCGGGTACCCGCTCCGTGGGAGGTGCGCCAGGCCTACGAGGTGCGCGCCGAGCTGGAGGCACTGGCGGCCCGGCGCGCCGCTTCGCGTGTGACGGAGCGCCAGCTCACCGCGCTGCGCGAGCACAACGCCGTCCTGCGCGAGGCCGCCGAGCGGGCCGCCGGCGAGCAGACCGCCGGTGGCAGTCCCGCCACCACGGCTGCCAACGACTGCTTCCACACGGTCGTCTGCGAGGCGGCCGACAACCCCTGGCTCAGCCGGATGATCGACCGGATCAACGAGACCTTCCCGCGCAACGTGTCCTCGCTCGCCCTCGCCGGTGACGAGCGCCACCGCCAGCTGAACATCCGTGAACACGAGGCGCTCATCGACGCGTTGACCGCCCACGACGCCGACCGCGCCCAGGAGGTCATGCGCGAGCACGTCATCAACGCCGGCGAGCATCTGACGGCCTGGTACGAGCGCCGCTCCCAGACCGTCTTCCACGGCTGA